Genomic segment of Streptococcus pneumoniae:
ACTCGTGTATTTGTCAATATAATAGCGGAGCTTATCTCCTGCAATCTGCTGAAGACCATCTCCCATATACTTGATACTAAAGAGAAATAGTCCCAAGCCACCTAAAAAGGTGAATAAAATTTGCTGCCAATTGATGGACATCCTACTTTTCCTCCGAAATATAAATAGCGGAATCTCTCCTCCTCTATTGTAAATGATTACACAAAAAGGTCAAGCTTTTTTTCAAAAAAAGGGCAAATTTCCTCTCTTTTCTACTTCCTACTAAGAAAGAAATAACCTTTTCTTAAGAAATAATTAAGAATTAGCTTACAACTGCTTAATAAATACTTGTTATACTAAGTTTATCAAAGGAAAAAGGAGACCATTTATGGCTAACAAAGAACGATATAGCGTATTTTCAATTCGGAAATTCAAGGTAGGAGTTGCTTCTGCCTTAATCGCTAGCGGATTTTTCATTGCTGTTGGACAGCCAGCTACCGTCCTTGCTGATGAAAATCCTACAACAGAAATGACACAAGCTGCTGGGGAATCATCTCCAACTGAGATGACGCAACCTGCAACAAATCCTGCTCCAACTACAACTGAAATGGTGCAACCAGCTGAAAATACTGGTACTACAAACACAGAGACTATGACTCAACCTGCAACTACTCCAGCAGAAGAACAACCACAAGTCGTAGCTCAACCAACCACTCCAGAAGAAGTAAAAACAGCAGTTGCTGAAAACATTAAGGAAGACACAGAAATTCCTGCAGCTTATCTTGAAAAAGCAAATACCGATGGTTCTGGGCCTTTCCTTGCGGGAGTTAATGGAGTCATTCCATTTGAAGCATTCGGTGGGGATGGTATGCTCACTCGTGCCCTTTTGAAAGAATCAAAAGACGCTCCTTGGTCTGATAATGGATCAGCTAAAAATCCAGCTCTTCTCCCTCTTGAAAGTCTCACAAAAAACAGCTATTTCTACGAAGTAGCACTCGATGGACCTGCAGCTGGTAAAACTGGACAAGAATTGATTGATACGCTCAAATCAACAGGAACACATACCTATAAAGCAGCTGTGAAAGTCTACGCTGAAAAAGGTGGCATGCCTGATTTGACTAGCCAAGTTACTGAGCGTTCTATCAACGTAACTGTTAACGGACTTACTCCTGTGGCTGACGTCAAAAAAGCCGTTGAGGAAAATATCAAAACTGAAACTGCAATCGCCGCAGCTTATCTTGAAAAAGCAAACGCTGACGGTTCTGGTCCTTTCCTTGCGGGCGTGAACGGAACTATTCCATTTGAATTCTTCGGTGGGGATGGCATGCTTACTCGCTTGCTCCTTGAAGCTTCAAAAGACGCTCCTTGGTCTGACAACGGTTCAGCTATGAACCCTGCTATCTTACCACTTGACAGCCTCACAAACGGTCAATACTTCTATCAAGTAGCTCTTGACGGACCTGCGGCTGGTAAGACTGGCGAAGAGCTTATCAAAGCCTTGAAAGACGCTGGTACTCACACTTACACTGCAACCGTAAATGTCTACGGAAACAAAGACGGTAAGGCAGACGAATCTAACATTGTAGCAACTCGCCAAGTGAAAGTAAACGTAAATGGCATCACAGCCGCAACAGATGTCTACAACGCTTTGAATGAAAACATCAAAGCTGAAACAAACGTTCCTGCAGCTTATCTTGAAAAAGCTAACGCTGACGGTTCTGGTCCTTTCCTTGCGGGCGTGAACGGAACTATTCCATTTGAATTCTTCGGTGGCGACGGCATGCTTACTCGCCTACTTCTTGAAGCTTCAAAAGACGCTCCTTGGTCTGACAACGGTTCAGCTATGAATAAAGCTATCCTACCACTTGACAGCCTCACAAACGGTCAATACTTCTATCAAGTTGCGCTTGACGGACCTGCGGCTGGTAAGACTGGCGAAGAGCTTATCAAAGCCTTGAAAGACGCTGGTACTCATACATACACTGCAACCGTAAATGTATTTGGAAACAAAGACGGTAAAGCGGATGAATCTAACATCGTTGCTACTCGCCAAGTGAAAGTCAACGTAAACGGCATCACAGCCGCAACAGATGTCTACAACGCTTTGAATGAAAACATCAAGGCTGAAACAAATGTTCCTGCAGCTTATCTTGAAAAAGCTAACGCTGATGGTTCTGGTCCTTTCCTTGCGGGCGTGAACGGAACTATTCCATTTGAATTCTTCGGTGGGGATGGTATGCTCACTCGCTTGCTCCTTGAAGCTTCAAAAGACGCTCCTTGGTCTGACAACGGTTCTGCTATGAATAAAGCGATCTTGCCTCTTGATAGCCTTACAAACGGTCAATACTTCTACCAAGTTGCGCTTGACGGACCTGCGGCTGGTAAGACTGGCGAAGAGCTTATCAAAGCCTTGAAAGACGCTGGTACTCACACTTACACTGCAACTGTAAATGTATTTGGAAACAAAGACGGTAAGGCAGACGAATCTAACATTGTAGCAACTCGCCAAGTGAAAGTTACTCTCAACGGTATCACAGCCGCAACAGATGTCTACAACGCTTTGAATGAAAACATCAAGGCTGAAACAAATGTTCCTGCAGCTTACCTTGAAAAAGCAAACGCTGACGGTTCTGGTCCTTTCCTTGCGGGCGTGAACGGAACTATTCCATTTGAATTCTTCGGTGGGGACGGTATGCTTACTCGCCTACTTCTTGAAGCTTCAAAAGACGCTCCTTGGTCTGACAACGGTTCAGCTATGAACCCTGCTATTCTACCACTTGATAGCCTTACAAACGGTCAATACTTCTACCAAGTAGCGCTTGACGGACCTGCGGCTGGTAAGACTGGCGAAGAGCTTATCAAAGCCTTGAAAGACGCTGGTACTCATACATACACTGCAACCGTAAATGTATTTGGAAACAAAGACGGCAAGGCAGACGAATCTAACATTGTAGCAACTCGCCAAGTGAAAGTTACTCTCAACGGTATCACAGCTGCAACAGATGTTTACAATGCTTTGAATGAAAACATCAAAGCGAAAACCGAAGTTCCAGCTGACTTCCTCAAGAATGCCAATGTAGATGGTTCTGGACCTTTCCTTGCGGGTGTCAATGGTGTAATTCCATTTGAATTCTTCGGTGGTGACGGTATGCTTACTCGCTTACTTCTCAAAGCATCTAATGGAGCTCCTTGGTCTGATAATGGTACAGCTATGAATAAAGCTATCCTACCACTTGATAGCCTCACAAACGGTCAATACTTCTACCAAGTAGAACTTGACGGACCTGCAGCTGGCAAGACTGGCAAAGATCTTCTTGATATTTTGAAGAGCGGTTCACATGTCTTTAAAGCGACTGTCAAAGTCTATGGCAATAAGGACGGTAAAGCAGATTTGATGAATATTGTTGCCCAACGTGAAGTATATGTAGAAGTACCTACACTAAAACCAGCTACAAAACCAACTTCGACAACGAAACCAGATCACAAACCAATGACTGATCCTAAAGCTCCAGTGCACCATCAAAATCAAATGCCACAACATCGTCCATCAATGGTCACTCCAGCTAAAGAAGTTAAAGCTCAAGCAACTGCAACAGCGAAAAAACCAGCAGCGATGATGCAAGATAAGATGATGAAGAAAGAACTTCCAAAAACAGGAGCTGAAAGCTCTGCTGCCCTTAGCCTTCTTGGAATGACGCTCAGTGCTTTTGCAGGACTTGGTTTACGCAAAAAATCAAAAAAATAAACCGTAGCAAACACTAAACGATCTTTCTCGTCTATTCAACCTAGAATCAACAAGCGATTTTCAGAAAATATCACTTGAAAGATTTGCTACAATAGTGTTATACTTGCAGAAGTATAACACTATTTTTTCATGAAGGAGGAATTGTGATGAATAAAACAATCTTATTGGTCGATGACGAGATTGAAATCACGGAAATCAATCGCCGTTATTTGGCTCAGGAAGGCTATACAGTGACCATTGCCCATAATGGGTTAGAAGCCCTCGAACTTTATAAAAAAGAGCCTGTTGCCTTGATTATCACGGACATCATGATGCCTATCATGGACGGCTATGACTTGATTAGCGAGGTACAAGCCATCTCACCTGATCAGCCTTTTTTGTTCATCACAGCAAAAACCTCTGACATGGATAAGATTTACTCACTAAGCATGGGGGCAGATGACTTTATCAGTAAGCCCTTTAGCCCTCGGGAATTAGTCCTTAGGGTCAATAATATCCTGCGCCGTATTCATCGGAACAAGGATCACGACGAACATGTACAAGTCGGTGATTTGAAAATCAACCACATCACACGTCAAGCTTTCATTCAACATCAAGAATTAAACTTGACCAACAAAGAATTTGACCTACTATGGATTTTGATTAGCAATCCCCAACGTGTCTTTTCAAAAACGGAGCTCTACGACCGTGTCTGGCAAGAAGAGTATATTGATGATACCAATACGCTCAATGTCCATATCCATGGTCTGCGCAACTCTCTTGCTCAATTCGCAACGCCTGAGACTCCTACTATTAAGACGGTCTGGGGTTTGGGATATAAATTGGAGGTGTAAATGAAGTTAAAATATTTTATTATCGTTGGCTACTTGACCTCCACGATGATTATCCTTTTGTCTCTTATTTGGGCAGTCAACCGCATGTTGATTCCTGAGACAGGAGAGGTGTTCATCATTCTGACAACGCTTGGAGCAAGTCTAGTCGGTGCCCTTGTCAGCCTCATGCTCATGAGTCGAGTCTTTAAATCCTTGGAAAAATTGACCAGTCATATCGAGGGAATTTCTAAAAATCACTTTGAAACGATTGACGACATCAATAGTCCGATTGAATTTCAAGAATTTGCCCAGACGCTCAATACCATGACGTCTAAGCTGGAAGAAAGTTTCCAGTCCTTAGAAAATAGCGAAAAGGAAAAAAATATCATGATCGCTCAGCTTTCTCATGATATTAAAACCCCGATTACTTCGATTCAGGCAACGATTGAGGGCATGATCGATGGAGTCATCTTAGAAAATGAACGGGAATACTATCTAAAAACCATTCGCAGACAGACCGATCGTTTAAATAAATTGGTTGAGTCCCTCAACAATGTAACGCTAAATACGCTAGAGCGAGAGGAAGGCCCCCTTCAAGCCATTTTCATCGATAAACTCTTGATTGATACCTTGTCTGAATTTCAGTTGAAATTGGACCAAGAAGGGCGAGAAGTGGATATTCAGGTCGAACCTGCTTCTGCTAAAATCATCAGTGATTATGACAAGCTCCTGCGGATCTTGGTCAATCTTGTCAGCAATGCGATCAAATATTCACCCAAAGGCTCCCCTTTACAAATCCATGCAAAACTGCTGGACGATACCTTGACCATCACCGTCAAAGACCAGGGGCAAGGCATTCCAAAAGAAGAATTGCACAAGATTTTCAAACTCCTCTATCGCGTGGAATCCTCTCGTAATATGAGTACCGGAGGCTATGGTTTAGGACTTTACATTGCTCAAGAACTAGCTCATCAGCTCCATGGCCAGATTACCGTTCAGAGCGAATTTGGCACAGGTTCTGCCTTTTCACTCACTATGAAAACACAACCCAAAGAATAAGCATAAAAACGAGGTGGGAACACAAATCCTACCTCGTTTCTTGATATCAAAAAGAGAGTGAGAACAGTCGATTTTAAGACATAACGACTGCTACCTCACTCTTTTTTTACATCTGTCTTAAACGCTCAACCCGCTCTGAAATCGGAGGGTGGGTGTAAAATAGTTTTTGCAGATTATTTTCCTTTTTAGGTGCGCTGATATAAAGTGCAGCACTGGCATCGTCCACTTCACGATGCATCGGTCCACCATTTTCTAGTTTTAAAAGGGCGTTAATCATTCCTTGAGGATTGCGTGTCAGCTCAACACTTGAAGCATCTGCCAAAAATTCCCGCTGACGCGAAATCGCTAACTGAACCAAAGTCGCAGCGAGCGGTGCTAAAATAATGGCTAAAAGAGACAAGAGAAGCATGATGATTTCTAAACCACCACCGCTATTTTCACGGTCGTCACTCCGTCTACGATTGCCACCGCCAAACCACATCATACGACCTGCCATACTAGATAGCATAGTCACTGCACTAGCCAAAGCCACCGCAATCGTCGAAATTCTAATATCATAGTTGCGAATATGACTCACCTCATGACCAATCACCGCTTCTAGCTCTTCTCGATTCATCAAACGTAGCAATCCTGTCGTTGCTGCTACCGCGGCATTTGGCGGGTTCGATCCTGTCGCAAAGGCATTTGGCGAAGCATCCTCAACAATATAGACACGCGGCATTGGAATCTGTGCCACCATAGCCATATCTTCTACGATATGATACAAATCTGGCGCCTCAGCCTCAGTGACCTGCCGTGCCCCATTCATGGACATGACGACTTCTGTGGATTGGAAAATCATGCTAAGTGCGTAAATACCACCAATGATAAAGGCAAGAATCATCCCACCCCAACTAGAACCTAGCCAAAGATAGCCGACAGCTGCTCCAATCATGGCTAATAGCGTGAAAAATGCTACCAACAAAAACCAAGTTCGACGCTTGTTGCTCGCAATTTGTTCAAACAGCATCTTAGTCACCTAATCCAGAAAAGTCGACTTTTGGCACTGCTTTTTCTTCTTCTGGCACTTGCAGGAATTCTGCTGCTTTAAAGCCAAACATACCTGCAATGATATTGCTTGGGAAAGTTTCCAATTTCACATTATAAGAGCTTGTCACACTGTTATAGAGCTGACGAGAGTAGGAAATCTTATTTTCCGTATTGCTTAACTCTTCCTGCAACTTGATAAAGCTGCTATTAGCTTGAAGAGCTGGATAGTTTTCTGCTACGGCAAAAATCCCAGATACCTGACGAGAAAGGGCATCACTTGCTTGCATGGCTGCAGCTGGTGAAGTTGCAGCTGCCACTTGATTGCGCAACTCAGTCACTTTTTCAAGTGTTGATCCTTCATATTTGGCATATCCTTTGACCGTTTCAATCAAGTTTGGCAAGAGATCATTTCGACGTTTTAATTGAACATCAATCTGACTCCACGCCTCTTTTGTATGCATACGGCTCTTGACCAAGCCATTGTAGCTCATGATGACAAAAATCACCAATACAGCAAGAATTGCTAAAATAATAAATCCCATTGTATTTCTCCTTTATGATATATAGTAACTCTATTATATCAAATTTCCAGTAAAATAGGGAAAAGAAAGGTGAGAAAGACTTGATTTTCCTCCAAAAAAAGAGTAAACTCATGATAAATATCATCAAAAAATAGAGGATAGCTCTGTTTGAAGAATTCTTATCTCTCGCTCAACTTCTCAATCATCACAAACTTGTCCCGCTTCTAATGGGATCTTTAGGAGTAGAATACTGCACACAGAAAAGTTGGCAAGCAAAAGACATCGACATCTATCTTTCTCACTACCCCGACTTCCTCTCCCAACTCATGAAGCAAAATGGTTATCAACAAATCTCTGAACATTCCTTTAAAAAGAAAAATACAGATATCGATTTCAAGTTATATAAAGACTTAAC
This window contains:
- the htpX gene encoding zinc metalloprotease HtpX — its product is MLFEQIASNKRRTWFLLVAFFTLLAMIGAAVGYLWLGSSWGGMILAFIIGGIYALSMIFQSTEVVMSMNGARQVTEAEAPDLYHIVEDMAMVAQIPMPRVYIVEDASPNAFATGSNPPNAAVAATTGLLRLMNREELEAVIGHEVSHIRNYDIRISTIAVALASAVTMLSSMAGRMMWFGGGNRRRSDDRENSGGGLEIIMLLLSLLAIILAPLAATLVQLAISRQREFLADASSVELTRNPQGMINALLKLENGGPMHREVDDASAALYISAPKKENNLQKLFYTHPPISERVERLRQM
- a CDS encoding HAMP domain-containing sensor histidine kinase, producing the protein MKLKYFIIVGYLTSTMIILLSLIWAVNRMLIPETGEVFIILTTLGASLVGALVSLMLMSRVFKSLEKLTSHIEGISKNHFETIDDINSPIEFQEFAQTLNTMTSKLEESFQSLENSEKEKNIMIAQLSHDIKTPITSIQATIEGMIDGVILENEREYYLKTIRRQTDRLNKLVESLNNVTLNTLEREEGPLQAIFIDKLLIDTLSEFQLKLDQEGREVDIQVEPASAKIISDYDKLLRILVNLVSNAIKYSPKGSPLQIHAKLLDDTLTITVKDQGQGIPKEELHKIFKLLYRVESSRNMSTGGYGLGLYIAQELAHQLHGQITVQSEFGTGSAFSLTMKTQPKE
- a CDS encoding response regulator transcription factor, with translation MNKTILLVDDEIEITEINRRYLAQEGYTVTIAHNGLEALELYKKEPVALIITDIMMPIMDGYDLISEVQAISPDQPFLFITAKTSDMDKIYSLSMGADDFISKPFSPRELVLRVNNILRRIHRNKDHDEHVQVGDLKINHITRQAFIQHQELNLTNKEFDLLWILISNPQRVFSKTELYDRVWQEEYIDDTNTLNVHIHGLRNSLAQFATPETPTIKTVWGLGYKLEV
- a CDS encoding LemA family protein translates to MGFIILAILAVLVIFVIMSYNGLVKSRMHTKEAWSQIDVQLKRRNDLLPNLIETVKGYAKYEGSTLEKVTELRNQVAAATSPAAAMQASDALSRQVSGIFAVAENYPALQANSSFIKLQEELSNTENKISYSRQLYNSVTSSYNVKLETFPSNIIAGMFGFKAAEFLQVPEEEKAVPKVDFSGLGD
- a CDS encoding fibronectin-binding SSURE repeat-containing protein, whose translation is MANKERYSVFSIRKFKVGVASALIASGFFIAVGQPATVLADENPTTEMTQAAGESSPTEMTQPATNPAPTTTEMVQPAENTGTTNTETMTQPATTPAEEQPQVVAQPTTPEEVKTAVAENIKEDTEIPAAYLEKANTDGSGPFLAGVNGVIPFEAFGGDGMLTRALLKESKDAPWSDNGSAKNPALLPLESLTKNSYFYEVALDGPAAGKTGQELIDTLKSTGTHTYKAAVKVYAEKGGMPDLTSQVTERSINVTVNGLTPVADVKKAVEENIKTETAIAAAYLEKANADGSGPFLAGVNGTIPFEFFGGDGMLTRLLLEASKDAPWSDNGSAMNPAILPLDSLTNGQYFYQVALDGPAAGKTGEELIKALKDAGTHTYTATVNVYGNKDGKADESNIVATRQVKVNVNGITAATDVYNALNENIKAETNVPAAYLEKANADGSGPFLAGVNGTIPFEFFGGDGMLTRLLLEASKDAPWSDNGSAMNKAILPLDSLTNGQYFYQVALDGPAAGKTGEELIKALKDAGTHTYTATVNVFGNKDGKADESNIVATRQVKVNVNGITAATDVYNALNENIKAETNVPAAYLEKANADGSGPFLAGVNGTIPFEFFGGDGMLTRLLLEASKDAPWSDNGSAMNKAILPLDSLTNGQYFYQVALDGPAAGKTGEELIKALKDAGTHTYTATVNVFGNKDGKADESNIVATRQVKVTLNGITAATDVYNALNENIKAETNVPAAYLEKANADGSGPFLAGVNGTIPFEFFGGDGMLTRLLLEASKDAPWSDNGSAMNPAILPLDSLTNGQYFYQVALDGPAAGKTGEELIKALKDAGTHTYTATVNVFGNKDGKADESNIVATRQVKVTLNGITAATDVYNALNENIKAKTEVPADFLKNANVDGSGPFLAGVNGVIPFEFFGGDGMLTRLLLKASNGAPWSDNGTAMNKAILPLDSLTNGQYFYQVELDGPAAGKTGKDLLDILKSGSHVFKATVKVYGNKDGKADLMNIVAQREVYVEVPTLKPATKPTSTTKPDHKPMTDPKAPVHHQNQMPQHRPSMVTPAKEVKAQATATAKKPAAMMQDKMMKKELPKTGAESSAALSLLGMTLSAFAGLGLRKKSKK